In the genome of Streptomyces sp. 846.5, the window GTGTACGTCGAGCAGCTCGCGGCGGACCGGCGCTATCTCAGGGACGTGTACTGATGCCGCGTCAACACGACTGCGAACGACACGACTCCGGAAAAGCAGGACGCCGTCAGCCGGTGACCGCGAGCCGGTAACCGCGCTTGGGCACCGTCCGCACCAGCGCCGCGTGCGGACCGAGCGCGGTGCGCAGCCGGGCCACTGCCGCCTCGACGGCGTGCTCGTCGGCGCTGATGCCGACCCAGACCCGGCGCAGCAGTTCGGCCCGGCTGAGCACCCGTCCCGGCTGCTCGGCCAGCGCGCGCAGCAGGGCCGCCTGGGTGGGCGAGAGCCACAACGTGCCGGTGGGGGTGAGCACCGCGCTGCCCTGCAGCACCAGCCGGGCGCTGCCCAGCTGCAGTTCGCGGTTGCCGACCGGCAGGGCCTCGACGATGGTGCGCACCAGCGAGCCGAGCCGGCCCCGGTCGGGGTAGACCGGACGCACGCCGTGCTCCTCCAGCGGGCGGGCACAGACCGGTCCCACGCACACCGGCAGCACCCCGTCCCGCAGCGCCGCCAGCACCTCCGCGTGCAGCCCCTGGGCGTGCGCGCAGTCCAGGAAGCCGGTGATGGCCGGTGCGCTGGTGAAGGCGATCGCCTGGATCTCCCGACGGATCGTCTGCTCCACCAGCCGGCGTACCGCTTCCGGGTCCGACGGCGGGGCCCAGCGGTAGACGGGGACGGTGATCACCTCGGCCCCCCGCTCGCGCAGCGCCGCGGCGAAGGCGTCCAGGGGCGCGCCGTGTTCCTGCAGGGCGACCCGCCTTCCGCGCAGGTCGCGGGCGAGCAGCCAGGTGAGCAGCCCGTCGTTGGCCTCGTTCGGCGGCGCGTACGCCTCGCCCAGGCCGCTGGCGCGCACGGCGCCGGTGGCCTTGGGGCCGCGGCTGATCACCACGGCGTTGCGGCAGGCGTCGCTGAGGCGCCGGCCCAGTCCCCAGCCGTCGGCGGCGCTCATCCAGCCGCGCCAGCCGACGCCGGTGGTGGCGACGACGTAGTCGAGCGGCGCCGCCAGGCACAGCTCGGTCGCCTGGCGCAGGGCGTTGTCGTCCTCCAGCGGGACGATCCGCACCGTGGGGGCCTCGACGACTCTGGCTCCGCGCCGCTTCAGCAGCGCGACCAGCTCGTCGCGGCGGCGGGCGGCAGTGACCCCGACCGTGAATCCGGTCAGCGGGCCGGCGTCGGCCGCGGCCTCACCTGGAGCGGCAGCCTCGGTCGACCCTGGGCCGCCTGTGCCCGTGATCGGGTCCGCGCCCTCGGCGGGGTCGGCGGACGCGGTGTCGGGTGTGGGAACTGTTGCCATGCTCCGCAGGCTCCATCAGCGGTGTTTCCGTGCTGTTGCGCCGCCGTCACAGGCCGATGAGCGAAACGACACCTCGGCATACAGCAGATGACGCGGCGGTCACCAGATCGGGGTGCCCGTGTGAGGGACACGTACCGCTGCGGCAACATCGGCGACCCATCCCGGAAACGGCTCCCGACCACGCTCGATGCCATGACCACCATGCGAGGAGAGAACCCGTGACGCTGAAAGACCTGGTCCTGGTCGGCCATGGCATGGTCGGTCAGCGCTTCCTGGAGGCCTTGTTCGAACGGCCGCACGACTGGCGCGTCACCGTGCTCGCCGAGGAACCCCGACCTGCCTACGACCGGGTCCATCTGACCTCCTGGTTCTCCGGCACGACGGCCGAGGAGCTGTCGCTGTGCCCGCCGTCGTTCGCCGAGGAGAACGGCATCGACCTGCGTCTCGGCGATCCCGCCGTATCGGTCGACCGGGACGCCCGCACTGTCACCACCCGCAGCGGCGCCGTGCTCGGTTACGACGCGCTGGTGCTGGCCACCGGCTCGTACCCGTTCGTACCGCCGGTCCCCGGCCATGACGCCCGGGGCTGCCACGTCTACCGCACCATCGAGGACCTGGAGGCGATCAGGGACGGCGCCGCCCGGGCCAGGGTCGGCGCGGTGATCGGCGGCGGGCTGCTGGGCCTGGAGGCGGCCGGAGCGCTGCGCGCGATGGGCCTGGAGACCCATGTGGTGGAGTTCGCACCGCGGCTGATGGCCATTCAGGTGGACGACGGCGGCGGCAAGGTGCTGCGCCGCGCCATCGAGGAGCTGGGCGTGGTGGTGCACACCGGCGCCGGCACCCAGAGCATCGAGACCCACGAGGACGGCGCGGTCCGGGGCATGGCCCTGTCCGACGGCAGCTCCCTCGACGCCGACCTGGTGGTGTTCTCCGCCGGGGTCCGCCCCCGCGACCAGCTGGCCCGCGACTGCGGGCTGACCGTGGGCGAGCGCGGCGGCATCGTCGTGGACGAGCAGTGCCGCACCTCCGACCCGCTGATCTCCGCCATCGGCGAGTGCGCGCTGGCCGCCGACGGCCGGGTCTACGGTCTGGTCGCCCCCGGCTATGCGATGGCCGAGGTCGCCGCCGCCGAACTGACCGGCGCCACCGGCTCGTTCACCGGCGCGGACACCTCCACCAAGCTCAAGCTGCTGGGCGTGGACGTGGCCAGCTTCGGCGACGCCCACGGCGCCACGCCGGGCTCGCTCGACGTGCTGTACTCCGACAGCCGCTCCGGCGTCTACAAGAAGCTGGTGGTGCACCCGGACGGACGGCTGCTGGGCGGCGTCCTGGTCGGCGACGCCGAGTCCTTCGCCACCCTGCGCCCGCTGGCCATCGGCGGCGCACCGCTGCCGGTCTCCGCCGAGCAGCTCATCCTCCCCGCTTCCGAGGGCGGCGCCGCGAGCAAGCTGGAACTGCCCGACGACGCCGTTGTCTGCTCCTGCCACAACGTCACCAAGGGCGCGATCCGCGCGGCCGTCGCCGAGCAGGGCTGCGCGAGCCTGCCCGAGGTCAAGAAGTGCACCAAGGCCGGCACCGGCTGCGGCAGCTGCCTCAAGCTGATGGGCGGCATCGTCGGCGCGGAGCTGGAGGCGGCCGGCGTCGAGGTCGCCAAGGGCCTGTGCGAGCACTTCGCCCACACCCGCTCCGAGCTCTACGAGATCGTCCGGGTCAAGGGCATCACCAGCTTCGCCCGGCTGCGGGACGAGCACGGCACCGGCCTGGGCTGCGAGGTCTGCAAGCCGGCCGTGGCTTCCATCCTGGCGAGCCTGGGCAACGGCCACATCCTCGACGGCGAGCAGGGCGCGCTGCAGGACACCAACGACCACCACCTGGCCAACCTCCAGCGGAACGGCTCCTACTCGGTGGTCCCCCGGGTCCCCGGCGGCGAGATCACCCCCCAGGGGCTGATCACCATCGGCGAGATCGCCCGCGACTTCGGCCTCTACACCAAGATCACCGGAGGCCAGCGGATCGACCTGTTCGGCGCCCGGGTGGACCAGCTGCCGGCCGTCTGGGCCCGGCTCGTCGACGCCGGCTTCGAGTCCGGCCACGCCTACGGAAAAGCGCTGCGCACCGTCAAGTCCTGTGTGGGCGAGACCTGGTGCCGCTTCGGCGTGCAGGACTCGGTGGGCCTGGCGATCGAGCTGGAGCTGCGCTACCGGGGGCTGCGGGCACCGCACAAGCTCAAGTCGGCGGTCTCCGGCTGCGCCCGCGAGTGCGCCGAGGCGCAGAGCAAGGACTTCGGCGTGATCGCCACCGCCGAGGGATGGAACCTCTACGTCGGCGGCAACGGCGGCATGACGCCCCGTCATGCCGACCTGCTGGCCAAGGACCTGGACCGGGACACGCTGATCCGCACCATCGACCGGTTCCTGATGTTCTACATCCGCACCGCCGACCGGCTGGAGCGCACCGCGCCCTGGCTGGACCGGCTGGAGGGCGGCCTGGACCACCTGCGCGCGGTCGTCATGGAGGACTCGCTGGGCATCGCCGACGAGCTGGACCAGATGATGGCCCGTCATGTCGAGACCTACCAGGACGAATGGGCGGCCGTACTGGCCGATCCCCAGCGGCTGCGCCGCTTCGTCTCCTTCGTGAACGCGCCCGGCACCCCCGACCCCACGGTCCGCTTCGTCCCCGAACGCGACCAGATCCGCCCCGCCCGCTCCGACGAGGACGGCCACGTCCTGATCGGCGGCACCAGCCTGGAGGTTCGCACCCGATGACCGAGATGCTCGCCCTCAAAGCCGACGTCAATGTCGTCGGTGCGGTCGGCGCCGCCGAACTGAGGACCCCCGTCCGGACCGCCGTCGAGATCCACGACGGCCAACACTGGGTCCAGGTCTGCGAGTTGGACGAACTGCTGCCGGGACGGGGGGTCGCCGTGCTGATGGGCACGGAGCAGGTCGCCCTGTTCCGCGACCCGGCCGACGGCCTGCACGCGCTGGACAACCGCGACCCGTTCAGCGGCGCCTACGTCCTGTCCCGGGGCCTGCTGGGCAGCCGCGGCCCGGTCCAGGTGCTGATCTCCCCGATGCTGAAGCAGGCCTTCGACCTCGCCACCGGCCGCTGCCTCGACGAGGACACCGCACCGGACGGCAGCAGCGCCACCCTGCGCCGCTGGCAGGTGCGCAGCCGTCCCTCACAGGCCGCTCCGGCCGGTGTGCGGGAACCGTAGCGCGCCCGAACCGACAGTGCGCAGGGCATGAAACCTGGGCCCACCAGCATGGGAACCAGCCAACAACTTCCCTCTACGTGAGGCTGGTTCACCCATGAGCGCAACAGTAGACAGCACCGTCGGAGCAGTCGCGCCACCGCGGTCCCGGTCCATTTCGGACTGGCGTCCGGAGGACGAAACATTCTGGGAGCAGACCGGGGCCGTCACCGCACGGCGCAATCTCGTCTTCTCGATCCTGTCCGAGCACATCGGCTTCTCGGTCTGGAGCCTGTGGTCGGTGCTGGTGCTCTTCCTCGGGCCGAAGTACCACATCGACCCGGCCGGCAAGTTCGTGCTCACCGCCGTCCCCACCGCCTGCGGTGCGGTGCTGCGCCTGCCTTACACCTTCGCCGTCGCCCGCTTCGGCGGCCGCAACTGGACCGTCTTCAGCGCCCTGCTGCTGCTGGTCCCCACCGTGTTCGCCGCGGTGGTGCTGCACCCCGGCGTGAGCTACTCCACGCTGCTGGTCGCGGCTGCGGTCGCCGGGGTCGGCGGCGGCAACTTCGCGTCCTCGATGGCCAACATCAACGCCTTCTACCCGCAGCGGTTGAAGGGCTGGGCCCTGGGCCTGAACGCCGGCGGCGGCAACCTGGGCGTGCCGGCCGTGCAGCTGGTCGCGCTGCTGGTGCTGGCCACCGCCGGGGCCGCGTACCCGCGGCTGCTGGTGCTGGTCTACATCCCGCTGATCGTCCTGGCGGCGCTGGGCGCGGCCCTGCGCATGGACAACCTCGCCATGCTCCGCAACGACCGCAGGGCCATGCGTGACGCCACGAAGGACTACCACACCTGGGTGGTGTCGGCGCTCTACATCGGTACCTTCGGCTCCTTCATCGGCTTCGGCTTCGCCTTCGGCCAGGTGCTCCAGGTCCAGTTCCACACGCAGTTCGACACCCCGCTCAAGGCCGCCTACCTGACCTTCCTCGGCCCGCTGCTGGGATCCCTGTTCCGCCCGCTCGGCGGCCTGCTCGCCGACCGTCTCGGCGGGGCCAGGATCACCCTGTGGACCTTCGCCGCGATGGCCGCGGCCACCATCGTGGTCCTGGTCGCCTCGGAGCAGAAGTCGCTGGCACTGTTCCTCGGCGGCTTCATCCTGCTCTTCACGCTCAGCGGGATCGGCAACGGCTCGACCTACAAGATGATCCCGGCGATCTTCCGCACCAGGGCCGAGGTGGCGGTCGCCGAGGGCGCTGATCCGGCACAGGCCGAGCAGGCCTCGCGGCGCAGCGCTTCCGCGCTGATCGGCATCGCCGGCGCGATCGGCGCCTTCGGCGGGGTCCTGGTCAACATGGCCTTCCGGCAGTCGTTCCTGAGCTCCCACAACGGCAACGCCGCCTACCTGGCCTTCATCGGCTACTACGCGCTGTGCCTGGTGCTGACCCGGGTCTTCTACACCAACCGGGTCTGAGCGGGCGGCCGGCGTCAGTTGCTGGTCGAGCGCAGGGCGGCCCAGGTGAGCGGGCCGACCTGGCCGTCGACCTGAAGGCCCTTGGCGGTCTGGAAGGCCTTCACCCCGGCCTGGGTCCCGGTGCCGAACTGGCCGTCGACGCCGGAGGAGCCGACTCCGTAGCCGCGGTTGACCAGCATGCACTGCACCTGGCGGACCCGGGCGCCGGTGTCCCCGTACTGGGTCTGGGTGGTGCCGTAGTAGTAGGTGCAGTTCCTGATCCAGGCCGGGCTGGTCGGCGAGGCCGCGGGTGCGGTGGTCGGGGTGGACGCCTTGGTGGTGGTCGCCGCGGCAGCCGTGGTCGCGGCCGCCGCCGTGGTGGCTCCGGCGGCGGTGGTCGCGGCCCGCGCCGCGGTGCTGCTGCCCGCGGCCGCACCGGCGGCCGGCGTGGTCGCACCGCTGGAGGGGGTGGCGGCGGCCGAGGTGCCACTCGCCTTGGCGCTCGGGGAGGCGGACGCGCTCACCGTCCCGGTAGAGGTAGCGGTAGGCGTCGACGTGACGCCGGGCATGGCCGAGGCCGAAGCACCGCCGGGGGCCGCAGCGTTCGCTCCATGGGCGCCGGAACTGCCGGTCCCCAGCAGCACCCCTGCCACCGCGATCGCCCCGACCGCGACGGCGCTGCCCGCGACGACCAGCACAGTGCGTCGCCGGGCGGAGGGAGGGGTGGCCGGCGCCGGCAGCACCTTGCGGGGTGGCGGCGCGGCCATCACATACGCGGGCTGCTGCAGCACTGGAAGCGTCGGCGGGGTCCGGGGCGGACCGACCGGCGTGGCCGCCCCCGACTCCTGCCAGGGCGCGGGGGCGGGAGTCGGGTCAGGAGTGGGGACAGGGGCGGGAGTGCGCACTGCCCCGGCCCCCGAGAACAGCTGGACGGTCTGCTGCGGTCGGTCGACCTGCGGCTGCACAGCCTGAGGAAGCGTCAACTGCTGTGCAGCCAGGGCTATCTCCACCCGGCGGACGATCTCCGCGCTCAACGCGGCCGACCAGGGCGCGAGCACCCGCCGGCTCGCCGCCTGGGCGGCGATCTGCTCCGGTACCGGCCTGACCGCAGGGTCCTTGTCCAGGCAGGCCCGGACGAGCACCGCCAGCCCGGGATCCGCCAGCTCGACCCGTGCCA includes:
- a CDS encoding MFS transporter, which codes for MSATVDSTVGAVAPPRSRSISDWRPEDETFWEQTGAVTARRNLVFSILSEHIGFSVWSLWSVLVLFLGPKYHIDPAGKFVLTAVPTACGAVLRLPYTFAVARFGGRNWTVFSALLLLVPTVFAAVVLHPGVSYSTLLVAAAVAGVGGGNFASSMANINAFYPQRLKGWALGLNAGGGNLGVPAVQLVALLVLATAGAAYPRLLVLVYIPLIVLAALGAALRMDNLAMLRNDRRAMRDATKDYHTWVVSALYIGTFGSFIGFGFAFGQVLQVQFHTQFDTPLKAAYLTFLGPLLGSLFRPLGGLLADRLGGARITLWTFAAMAAATIVVLVASEQKSLALFLGGFILLFTLSGIGNGSTYKMIPAIFRTRAEVAVAEGADPAQAEQASRRSASALIGIAGAIGAFGGVLVNMAFRQSFLSSHNGNAAYLAFIGYYALCLVLTRVFYTNRV
- the nirD gene encoding nitrite reductase small subunit NirD, translating into MLALKADVNVVGAVGAAELRTPVRTAVEIHDGQHWVQVCELDELLPGRGVAVLMGTEQVALFRDPADGLHALDNRDPFSGAYVLSRGLLGSRGPVQVLISPMLKQAFDLATGRCLDEDTAPDGSSATLRRWQVRSRPSQAAPAGVREP
- the nirB gene encoding nitrite reductase large subunit NirB — its product is MVGQRFLEALFERPHDWRVTVLAEEPRPAYDRVHLTSWFSGTTAEELSLCPPSFAEENGIDLRLGDPAVSVDRDARTVTTRSGAVLGYDALVLATGSYPFVPPVPGHDARGCHVYRTIEDLEAIRDGAARARVGAVIGGGLLGLEAAGALRAMGLETHVVEFAPRLMAIQVDDGGGKVLRRAIEELGVVVHTGAGTQSIETHEDGAVRGMALSDGSSLDADLVVFSAGVRPRDQLARDCGLTVGERGGIVVDEQCRTSDPLISAIGECALAADGRVYGLVAPGYAMAEVAAAELTGATGSFTGADTSTKLKLLGVDVASFGDAHGATPGSLDVLYSDSRSGVYKKLVVHPDGRLLGGVLVGDAESFATLRPLAIGGAPLPVSAEQLILPASEGGAASKLELPDDAVVCSCHNVTKGAIRAAVAEQGCASLPEVKKCTKAGTGCGSCLKLMGGIVGAELEAAGVEVAKGLCEHFAHTRSELYEIVRVKGITSFARLRDEHGTGLGCEVCKPAVASILASLGNGHILDGEQGALQDTNDHHLANLQRNGSYSVVPRVPGGEITPQGLITIGEIARDFGLYTKITGGQRIDLFGARVDQLPAVWARLVDAGFESGHAYGKALRTVKSCVGETWCRFGVQDSVGLAIELELRYRGLRAPHKLKSAVSGCARECAEAQSKDFGVIATAEGWNLYVGGNGGMTPRHADLLAKDLDRDTLIRTIDRFLMFYIRTADRLERTAPWLDRLEGGLDHLRAVVMEDSLGIADELDQMMARHVETYQDEWAAVLADPQRLRRFVSFVNAPGTPDPTVRFVPERDQIRPARSDEDGHVLIGGTSLEVRTR
- a CDS encoding uroporphyrinogen-III synthase codes for the protein MATVPTPDTASADPAEGADPITGTGGPGSTEAAAPGEAAADAGPLTGFTVGVTAARRRDELVALLKRRGARVVEAPTVRIVPLEDDNALRQATELCLAAPLDYVVATTGVGWRGWMSAADGWGLGRRLSDACRNAVVISRGPKATGAVRASGLGEAYAPPNEANDGLLTWLLARDLRGRRVALQEHGAPLDAFAAALRERGAEVITVPVYRWAPPSDPEAVRRLVEQTIRREIQAIAFTSAPAITGFLDCAHAQGLHAEVLAALRDGVLPVCVGPVCARPLEEHGVRPVYPDRGRLGSLVRTIVEALPVGNRELQLGSARLVLQGSAVLTPTGTLWLSPTQAALLRALAEQPGRVLSRAELLRRVWVGISADEHAVEAAVARLRTALGPHAALVRTVPKRGYRLAVTG
- a CDS encoding serine/threonine-protein kinase, with the protein product MSQQHDELSDPRVFAATGLDRLGATPLRAADPRRVGPYAVLAALGGGGMGRIYLGRPLDGGAGLAAVKVIRPEYAEDDGFRRRFERESEALGRVRGEQAAVLLGTGLDGDLLWMATDYIPGLNLSEAVAAYGVLSAEAAWWLAGDLAQALVAMERVGVVHRDVKPSNVVLGTDGCRVIDFGISQAADRSSITTTGQQVGTPAYMSPEQVRGQSVATASDVFALGSVLAYSVTGNGPFGDGTSVDVLHSVAFEPPKEDVLARVELADPGLAVLVRACLDKDPAVRPVPEQIAAQAASRRVLAPWSAALSAEIVRRVEIALAAQQLTLPQAVQPQVDRPQQTVQLFSGAGAVRTPAPVPTPDPTPAPAPWQESGAATPVGPPRTPPTLPVLQQPAYVMAAPPPRKVLPAPATPPSARRRTVLVVAGSAVAVGAIAVAGVLLGTGSSGAHGANAAAPGGASASAMPGVTSTPTATSTGTVSASASPSAKASGTSAAATPSSGATTPAAGAAAGSSTAARAATTAAGATTAAAATTAAAATTTKASTPTTAPAASPTSPAWIRNCTYYYGTTQTQYGDTGARVRQVQCMLVNRGYGVGSSGVDGQFGTGTQAGVKAFQTAKGLQVDGQVGPLTWAALRSTSN